The DNA region TTCCCTCTTGCAACTAATTCCCTAACCGGGCGTCTTATGTATAAAAGACTATCTTAAGATGGAACAGAATACGAAAGAAAAACAGTTCACTTCCCTCATCGAGGAATACAAGCGAGTGATCTATAAAATCTGCTACATGTATGCAACGGATGGAGATAATTTTAAAGATCTCTACCAGGATGTAGTAATAAACCTTTGGAAAGGCTTCGAGGGTTATGAAGGAAAGGGTAAACCTTCTTCGTGGATTTACCGCGTGGGATTGAATACCTGTATCTCCTTCTACCGCCAGCAGCAACGCCGGGGCGAACATACTTCCTTGGATTCCCTCTACGGTTTGGAAGCAGAAGATAGTGAAACGACCAAACGCTTGAAAGAGATGTATCGCCTCATTGCCGGACTGGACAAGTTTGAACGTGCCGTCATCTTGCTGTGGCTGGATGAAAATTCTTACGAAGAGATTGCGGAAATTGTCGGTGTGCCGCGCAATACTGTAGCTTCAAAATTGAAACGAATTAAGGATAAACTTACAAAACAAGCGAATAGCTAAAATAAAACAGATTATGGAACTGGAAGAATTAAAACAAAATTGGAATATAATGGAAGAAAGGCTCGGACGCCTGGAAATGGAGCATCGCCAGCAACTGAATAATAAGGTGGTCAGTAAAGTAAAGCAGGTACAGGATCGTGTGTTGCGTCGATTTACGATTGTAGTGATCTGTTTACCTTTCTTTTGCTGGTATATTGTTCATAATCAGATGTGTGATTTTAGCCTGTCAACGTGGGTGCTGTTGTTTCTGTTTGTAGCTGTGATAGTAGCCCGGCAATTCACATGGATGTTGCTGTTAAGGAAGATTGATTGCCTGAAGATGACTGTGCGTGAAGTGTGTCTGGCGGAGAGTCGTTTCCGGATGTCTTTCAAAGTGGGGATAGCTGTGAGTGTGTTGTGTGCCGTACCTTTACTGGTAAGTATGATATGGGATA from Bacteroides sp. MSB163 includes:
- a CDS encoding RNA polymerase sigma factor, producing MEQNTKEKQFTSLIEEYKRVIYKICYMYATDGDNFKDLYQDVVINLWKGFEGYEGKGKPSSWIYRVGLNTCISFYRQQQRRGEHTSLDSLYGLEAEDSETTKRLKEMYRLIAGLDKFERAVILLWLDENSYEEIAEIVGVPRNTVASKLKRIKDKLTKQANS